From one Verrucomicrobiota bacterium genomic stretch:
- a CDS encoding ECF transporter S component: MNAAMTWSLGALIFLGVTAFFFERSKMTARQLSLIMVLGTLAGIGRIPFAALPSLQPTTFMVIMSGFVFGPLNGFVVAVVSVLISNSFLGHGTWTLWQMLAWSLCGMSFGFLGVKWPRLSLKIMALMGLAWGFLFGWITNIWHWLAFVYPLTWESWLTTNALSLWFDVQHGLVNTALIWFLGNWCIKLLRKYRQKLNIHPKS, encoded by the coding sequence ATGAATGCAGCGATGACTTGGTCACTGGGGGCACTCATTTTCTTGGGTGTAACGGCTTTCTTTTTTGAGCGCTCGAAAATGACTGCCCGACAACTATCACTTATCATGGTTTTAGGGACCTTAGCTGGTATCGGAAGAATTCCCTTTGCTGCCCTTCCCAGCCTCCAACCTACAACTTTTATGGTTATCATGTCTGGCTTTGTCTTCGGACCTTTGAATGGGTTTGTGGTTGCAGTTGTTTCGGTTCTTATATCAAATTCTTTTTTAGGACATGGAACTTGGACACTTTGGCAGATGCTAGCATGGTCGCTTTGCGGTATGAGTTTTGGTTTTCTAGGTGTTAAGTGGCCCAGGCTTTCTTTGAAGATCATGGCACTCATGGGCTTGGCATGGGGATTCTTATTTGGTTGGATAACGAATATTTGGCATTGGTTGGCTTTTGTTTACCCGCTTACCTGGGAAAGCTGGCTAACGACCAACGCTTTATCGCTTTGGTTTGATGTACAACATGGGTTGGTTAATACTGCATTGATATGGTTTCTTGGAAATTGGTGCATCAAACTGCTTCGGAAATATCGACAGAAACTAAATATTCATCCAAAAAGTTAA